A window of the Hordeum vulgare subsp. vulgare chromosome 5H, MorexV3_pseudomolecules_assembly, whole genome shotgun sequence genome harbors these coding sequences:
- the LOC123452709 gene encoding serine/threonine-protein phosphatase 7 long form homolog — translation MCTRDSNIWRSRCPMICFYAVEFHFVDRVARQFGKRQGIPTEETRSAITSLHGFSRRNNQDTSDWAAKHHHRISMWNQRATLIDKENRPHNDSAYQNYLVWYAERYRLKLKPGWTREEWSELVSEDPYAAEGYHAFNMVVRETGGSQVDYAPMHDELGREFLMSVNDANVALSHSRGGASSERTLRTTLEKFKSRFHKWVAMLSCHGA, via the exons ATGTGCACGCGTGATAGTAATATTTGGAGGTCTAGGTGTCCAATGATATGCTTTTACGCTGTCGAGTTCCACTTTGTAGACCGTGTTGCCAGGCAATTTGGGAAACGCCAAGGTATTCCAACTGAGGAGACCAGGAGTGCAATCACAAGTCTGCATGG GTTCAGTCGAAGGAACAATCAAGATACATCGGATTGGGCTGCCAAACACCATCACCGGATATCAATGTGGAATCAGAGAGCAACGTTAATTGACAAAGAGAATAGACCCCACAATGATTCTGCCTACCAGAATTATCTTGTGTGGTATGCGGAGCGTTACCGGTTGAAGCTTAAGCCAGGTTGGACTAGGGAAGAGTGGTCTGAGTTGGTGTCAGAAGATCCATATGCTGCAGAAGGGTATCATGCCTTCAACATGGTTGTGCGAGAGACCGGAGGGAGTCAAGTGGACTATGCACCCATGCATGACGAACTG GGTAGAGAGTTCCTTATGTCCGTGAACGATGCCAATGTAGCACTTAGTCATTCCCGAGGAGGTGCATCATCTGAGAGAACTCTTAGGACCACGTTGGAG AAGTTTAAGTCAAGGTTCCACAAGTGGGTAGCTATGCTTTCTTGCCACGGTGCTTAG